From the Bradyrhizobium ontarionense genome, the window GGCCAAGGGCATCCGGTACGTCGCCGACGGCTACGACCTCGAATTCATCCGCGACAATCTCGAGCGCGACCGCGACAACTTTCTCATGCACCTCGATGAGGGCAGCAAGATCTACCGCGCCATCGGCGACTGCGCCCCGGCGTTCGGCATGGTCGGCACTCTGATCGGCATGGTGCAGATGTTCGCCAACATGACCGACCCTTCGAAGCTCGGCCCCTTCATGGCAACCGCGCTGCTCGCAACCCTGTACGGCGCGTTGGTGTCGAACCTGATCTGTCTGCCGATCGCCGACAAGCTGCATGGCAAGCTGCTGGATGAGGAAACCAACCGTACCCTGATCATCGACGGCATCCTGATGATCCGCGACTCCAAGAGCCCGGCGCTGGTCCGCGAAATGCTGCTGGCCTACCTGCCGGAGAAGCATCGCCACGCCGAAGGTGAGCCTGTGCCGGCCTGATCGGCGGCAGCAGGGCGAACTGGGGTGGGGTGAGCGATGGCCAAGAAGAAACGAGGCGATGCGCATGGCGGCGGTCACGGCTGGTTCGTGACGTTCGCCGACCTGATGGGTCTTCTGGTCAGCTTCTTCGTGATGCTGGTCGCGTTCTCGACCATGGACAACAACAAGCTGAAGGTCGTCGCCGGCTCGATGCGTGACGCCTTCGGCGTGCAGTCGGAATCACGCTATTCCGGCATCGTCGAATCCGACGGCCTGCCGACCCGGCCGCGACTCAAGAATGCCGCTCACGTCTCGCCCGAGGAGACCTCAAACGAGCCGAGCCCCGAGCAGGAGGAGCGGCAACATACCAACGGCGCCAAGCTGAAGACCGACCGCCAGTTCGCGCTCGCCTCGGCCTCGCTCCGCCAGGCTCTGCAGGACATGCCGGAGATGACCGAGATCTCCAAGCACATCATGTTCGAGGAGACCAAGCAGGGGCTCAACCTCGAGATCGTCGACCAGGACGGTCGCTCGATGTTCGCCGACGGCTCAAAGGTACCTTATGACCGCACCCGGCGCCTGATCGAGAAGCTGGCCGCGCCGCTCAAGGCGACGCCGCTGCGGATCCAGATCACCGGACATACGGCAGCCGGCTTTGTCCCGGCGCGCAGCGACTATGGGGCCTTCGACCTGTCGGCCGACCGTGCCAACGCCGTCCGCCAGATCCTGGAGCGGGAAGGGCTTCCCGGAAGTCACGTTTACGCCGTGGCCGGCAAGGCCGACACGCAACCGCTGTTTCCGGACGATCCCTCGCTGTCGGCCAATCGACGCGTCACCATCACCTTGATGCGGGAAGACCCGCCGTTGCCGCCGGACCTGAAGCCCTAGCTGGCCGGCAACTGGCCGCGGTGGCAGTGGAGATCCACGAGGGGCATGCTTCTTTGGTCGCAACCGGGGAACCAAGGTCTGCTACGGTAGAGTCTTGACCTGCGGCCGGTATGCGTCCAAACGCGCCGGGCCAAGCAGGGAAGATGCGTTCCGCGCGACATGACGGCCAACGCCACATCGACCGAAGACCAGGAAGCCGCGAGTACTTCGGGGTTTTGGGGGCTGACGCTCGGCAGCGTCGGGGTCGTGTTCGGCGACATCGGGACCTCGCCTCTCTACGCCTTCCGCGAGGCCGCGACCGGCGCCGCTCAGGGCCAGCCGGTGTCGCGGATCATCGTGCTCGGCGTGCTCTCCCTGATCCTCTGGTCGCTCTTTATCGTGGTCACCGCCAAATACGTGCTGCTGCTGTTGCGGGCCGACAACAACGGCGAGGGCGGAACATTGTCGCTGATGGCGCTCGGCCAGCGGGCGCTGGGCCGGCGAAGCCTCTTCCTCATGTCGTTGGGCGTTGTCGGCGCCTCGATGTTCATCGGCGACTCCATGATCACGCCGGCGATTTCGGTGCTCTCGGCAGTCGAGGGCCTCAAGCTCGCAGCACCCGCGCTCGAGCACTACGTCGTGCCGCTCACGGTGTTCATCCTGGTCGTGCTGTTTGCGGTCCAGAGCAAGGGGACGGCGCGGGTCGCCTCCGCCTTCGGCCCCGTGATGGTCGTCTGGTTCACGTCTCTGGCCGTGATGGGGATCGTTCACATCAGCGACGATCCCTCCGTGCTCGTGGCGATCAATCCATATTATGCAGTGCAGTTCCTGCTCTCGCATGGGACGATCGGTCTGGTCACGCTGGGGGCGGTGTTTCTCGCGGTGACCGGCGGCGAGGCGCTCTATGCGGATCTCGGTCATTTCGGCCGCAAGCCGATCCAGTCGGCGTGGCTGTTCTTCGTGCTTCCATCGCTGCTGATCAACTACTTCGGGCAGGGCGCGCTGGTGCTGTCCGATCCCGGCGCCATCGAGAATTCGTTCTACCGGATGGTGCCGGATCTGCTGCTGCTGCCGCTGGTGGGGCTCGCGACGGCGGCAACAGTGATCGCGAGCCAGGCCGTGATCACCGGAGCCTACTCGCTGGTCAGCCAGGCCGTGCAGCTCGGCCTGCTGCCGCGGTTCGAGGTCCGGTACACGTCGGAGAGCCACGCCGGACAGATCTATCTGCCGCGCGTCAACCGGCTGCTCCTGATCGGCGTGATGCTGCTGGTGCTGCTGTTCCGGACCTCCAGCAATCTTGCATCCGCCTACGGCATTGCCGTTTCCACCACCATGGTCGCCGACGGCATCATGGGTTTCGTGGTGATCTGGAAGCTCTGGAACCTGCGTGCCGCCGTGGCGGCGGCCGTGATCGCTCCGTTCGTCATTGTCGACATGACCTTCTTCAGCGCCAACCTCCTCAAGCTCCTTGAGGGAGCCTGGGTGCCGCTGCTGTTCGGTGCCGCGATGGTGGTGACGATCTGGACCTGGCGGCGCGGCTCGGCCATCCTGGTGCTCAAGACGCGCAAGATCGAAGTTCCGCTGGACGTGCTGATTGCCAGCCTGGAGAAGCGGCCGCCGCACATCGTGAAGGGCACGGCGGTGTTTCTCACCAGCGATCCCACCTCCGTGCCGACGGCCCTGCTGCACAATCTGAAGCACAACAAGGTGCTGCACGAGCACAATGTGGTCTTGACCATCGAGACCGCGCAGACGCCGCGGGTCGACCTGTCGGAGCGCGTGCGCATGGAGAAGATCAGCGACAAGTTCTCCAAGGTGCGGCTGCGCTTCGGCTTCATGGAGTCGCCGAACGTGCCCAGGGCGCTCGCGGTGGCGCGGAAGCTTGGTTGGCAGTTCGACATCATGTCGACGTCGTTCTTCGTCTCGCGACGCTCTCTGAAGCCGTCGTC encodes:
- a CDS encoding motility protein A: MDIMTTVGLVAGVIVIATMMLLGGDLEMFVSEHAAIIIFGGSISATMIRFPLGVMLHGIPLGMKFVFTMSRLSARDLVDELARIAEIARKQGPVGLEKVETDEPFLAKGIRYVADGYDLEFIRDNLERDRDNFLMHLDEGSKIYRAIGDCAPAFGMVGTLIGMVQMFANMTDPSKLGPFMATALLATLYGALVSNLICLPIADKLHGKLLDEETNRTLIIDGILMIRDSKSPALVREMLLAYLPEKHRHAEGEPVPA
- a CDS encoding OmpA/MotB family protein, translated to MAKKKRGDAHGGGHGWFVTFADLMGLLVSFFVMLVAFSTMDNNKLKVVAGSMRDAFGVQSESRYSGIVESDGLPTRPRLKNAAHVSPEETSNEPSPEQEERQHTNGAKLKTDRQFALASASLRQALQDMPEMTEISKHIMFEETKQGLNLEIVDQDGRSMFADGSKVPYDRTRRLIEKLAAPLKATPLRIQITGHTAAGFVPARSDYGAFDLSADRANAVRQILEREGLPGSHVYAVAGKADTQPLFPDDPSLSANRRVTITLMREDPPLPPDLKP
- a CDS encoding potassium transporter Kup; amino-acid sequence: MTANATSTEDQEAASTSGFWGLTLGSVGVVFGDIGTSPLYAFREAATGAAQGQPVSRIIVLGVLSLILWSLFIVVTAKYVLLLLRADNNGEGGTLSLMALGQRALGRRSLFLMSLGVVGASMFIGDSMITPAISVLSAVEGLKLAAPALEHYVVPLTVFILVVLFAVQSKGTARVASAFGPVMVVWFTSLAVMGIVHISDDPSVLVAINPYYAVQFLLSHGTIGLVTLGAVFLAVTGGEALYADLGHFGRKPIQSAWLFFVLPSLLINYFGQGALVLSDPGAIENSFYRMVPDLLLLPLVGLATAATVIASQAVITGAYSLVSQAVQLGLLPRFEVRYTSESHAGQIYLPRVNRLLLIGVMLLVLLFRTSSNLASAYGIAVSTTMVADGIMGFVVIWKLWNLRAAVAAAVIAPFVIVDMTFFSANLLKLLEGAWVPLLFGAAMVVTIWTWRRGSAILVLKTRKIEVPLDVLIASLEKRPPHIVKGTAVFLTSDPTSVPTALLHNLKHNKVLHEHNVVLTIETAQTPRVDLSERVRMEKISDKFSKVRLRFGFMESPNVPRALAVARKLGWQFDIMSTSFFVSRRSLKPSSQSGMPSWQDQLFIALSRSANDATDYFQIPTGRVVEVGTQVTI